Proteins co-encoded in one Actinomadura luteofluorescens genomic window:
- a CDS encoding ATP-binding protein — protein MRTTGTGTTRPAGGGTGEDDGGGATAVWDLAADTRAAARARALTRRSLRRWRVTGTADIDDIVLIVDELVTNAVVHGTGPVHLALRLEATRAGVRLTGEIGDADPRAPGVPAGPPPVLDWSEAGRGLLLVASLATEFGARPAPPGKTIWFTRDLDPLDTPALTADAPAS, from the coding sequence GTGCGAACCACGGGGACGGGGACCACCAGGCCTGCGGGCGGCGGAACCGGAGAAGACGACGGCGGCGGCGCCACGGCGGTCTGGGACCTGGCCGCCGACACCCGCGCCGCGGCACGGGCCCGCGCGCTCACCCGCCGGTCGCTGCGCCGGTGGCGCGTCACCGGCACCGCCGACATCGACGACATCGTCCTTATCGTGGACGAACTGGTCACCAACGCCGTCGTGCACGGCACCGGGCCCGTCCACCTGGCCCTGCGCCTGGAGGCCACCCGGGCCGGAGTGCGCCTCACCGGCGAGATCGGCGACGCCGACCCCCGCGCACCCGGCGTCCCCGCCGGACCGCCCCCCGTCCTGGACTGGTCCGAGGCCGGCCGCGGCCTGCTCCTGGTCGCCTCCCTGGCCACCGAGTTCGGCGCCCGGCCCGCGCCGCCCGGCAAGACCATCTGGTTCACCCGCGACCTCGACCCCCTCGACACCCCCGCCCTCACCGCCGACGCGCCCGCCAGCTGA